A region of Argentina anserina chromosome 5, drPotAnse1.1, whole genome shotgun sequence DNA encodes the following proteins:
- the LOC126794074 gene encoding AP-4 complex subunit mu, whose amino-acid sequence MISQFFVLSQRGDNIVFRDYRGEVPKGSAEIFFRKVKFWKEDGQEEAPPVFNVDGVNYFHVKVVGLLFVATTRANVSPSIVLELLQRIARVIKDYVGVLNEDSIRKNFVLVYELLDEVIDFGFVQTTSTELLKSYIFNEPIVIDAARLSSLGSTGLFMQGTKRMPGTAVTKSVVANEPGGRKREEIFVDIIEKISVTFSSSGYILTSEIDGTIQMKSYLTGNPEIRLALNEDLGIGRGGTSGYDYRSSFGSGAVILDDCNFHESVRLDNFDVDKTLTLVPPDGEFPVMNYRMTQEFKPPFRINTLIEEAGSLKAEVILKLYAEFPSNVTANTISVQMPLPKFTTRASFELEPGAIGQTTDFKEPNKRLEWGLKKIVGGSEHTLRARLTFSQEFHGNITKEAGPVSMTFTIPMYNSSRLQVKYLQIAKKSGTYNPYRWVRYVTVANSYVARI is encoded by the exons ATGATCTCGCAGTTCTTCGTGCTCTCCCAACGTGGCGATAATATCGTCTTCCGCGACT ATCGCGGCGAGGTGCCGAAAGGAAGTGCTGAGATATTTTTCAGGAAAGTcaagttctggaaagaagacgGCCAAGAGGAAGCACCACCTGTCTTT AATGTGGACGGCGTCAATTACTTCCACGTGAAGGTCGTTGGACTCTTGTTTGTCGCAACTACCAGAGCTAATGTATCGCCATCGATTGTCTTGGAGCTTCTACAGAGAATTGCCCGTGTCATCAAAGATTACGTTGGAGTTCTCAATGAGGATTCTATCAGAAAGAATTTTGTGCTCGTCTATGAGTTGCTTGATGAAGTCATA GATTTTGGCTTTGTGCAAACAACATCAACTGAACTGTTGAAGTCTTATATATTCAATGAGCCAATTGTCATTGATGCCGCACGTTTATCATCTCTTGGATCTACAGGCCTGTTTATG CAAGGAACAAAGAGAATGCCTGGAACAGCAGTCACAAAATCTGTTGTTGCTAATGAGCCTGGAGGTAGGAAGAGGGAGGAAATTTTTGTGGACATAATCGAGAAAATCAGTGTTACTTTCAGCTCTAGT GGGTACATATTGACTTCTGAGATTGATGGAACCATTCAAATGAAGAGCTATCTCACTGGTAATCCAGAAATCAGGTTAGCTCTTAATGAGGACCTCGGCATTGGTAGAGGCGGAACATCAGGATATG ACTATAGGAGTTCATTTGGCTCGGGAGCAGTGATACTTGATGACTGTAATTTCCATGAATCTGTGCGTCTTGATAATTTTGATGTAGACAAAACTCTTACTCTG GTACCTCCAGATGGCGAGTTTCCTGTCATGAACTACCGTATGACTCAGGAGTTTAAACCTCCTTTTCGTATCAACACTCTGATTGAAGAAGCAGGATCGCTTAAG GCTGAAGTGATTCTGAAACTATATGCTGAGTTTCCATCAAACGTTACCGCAAACACCATCTCTGTACAAATGCCACTACCAAAATTTACTACAAG AGCCAGTTTTGAGTTGGAGCCAGGAGCAATCGGACAAACAACAGATTTCAAGGAACCAAATAAGAGACTTGAATGGGGTTTAAAGAAG ATTGTTGGTGGTTCCGAACACACCCTACGTGCCAGGTTGACATTTTCACAGGAATTTCATG GAAATATCACAAAAGAAGCTGGTCCGGTGAGCATGACGTTCACAATACCCATGTATAACTCTTCAAGACTTCAG GTAAAGTACTTGCAGATAGCAAAGAAGTCTGGAACTTATAATCCATATCGGTGGGTAAGATACGTTACTGTCGCGAATTCATACGTTGCTCGTATATGA